From the genome of Tenrec ecaudatus isolate mTenEca1 chromosome 1, mTenEca1.hap1, whole genome shotgun sequence:
GCTTAAAattctgattattttctttagCATTAAGTGTTAGGGATTTCACATGGTAACCTCCTTTCGGAAACTTTTTTCTGACTGTGGCTCATTTTTAAGAAACTGACAATGACCTGGTACTAGTTTCTCTCATGTAAGCCTCTACCCTTATTGTACCCTTGCCTTTAGTAGCCTTGAAAAAAGTAAATTCTCAGGACCAGTAAGTGGACACGGCCTTTCTTTCATCTACATGCTAGGTAAGCTAGTTTGTTCATGATTTTGAGATGTGCCTTCTTCCTACTATACTGCATCTTAACGGAGTACCCCCCAACTCCTGTGACActctgcccctcttctttactaGTTAACAAGGAAAAAGTAGAGCTTCAATGGGATTTCATTTACACTCAGCAGATATTGAGTAAGCTACAACTATGTGCATGCATAGGAGCTGTGGTGGCAGAGTAGGTTGTCTGTTAGGCTGCTTACTtcgaggttagtagttcaaaacccactagctgctctataGGGGAAAGTTGtggcgttctactcctgtaaagagttacggtctcagaaacccacgtagGATctgtatgagtcacaattgattcGAGAGTGAGTCTGCAGTGGAGTTTTGGGTGTGCATACATTAAACATTTCGCATTCTGTTTTTAAATGTCATAGGTTAGGAGTTCATGGATACTAAGTGAGGGCATCTGCTCCATGATATTTACAGAGATTAACTTATTTGCTGTTCAACTCAGACCTGTTCGGTATTTCGTAATCCTAATCCATTCTACACACGAGCATGCCAGATGGTTAAGACACATCAAGTAGATGACAGAGGCATAAGGATCTGTCTGTTCTCTCTGCGCATTGGGAATCTTGGTAATCACTGGCCATTTCCTTTCAAGCCTTTCTATCACAAAGGTTGCAGAGGTCTGCATGGTGAATGCcctttgctttgctttcttcgtgaacaAGCAGACCAATTCTTTAACCTGCCCTGATTTTTTAGAGGAGCTCCAAATTGGTGATCAACCAGGTTAATAAAAGAAAGGATCCTTGTGGTGTTTTCCTCATATGAATTGTTGGGCATCTGTTGTCTATCAGCAAAGAGAAAATGCAATAACATTCAACCCCAGCCAAACCTAGGACACTTAGCGATTCCATGGACATTTTTCGACTTTTCTGCATCGATTTTAAAGTTTAAGGCTTCTTTTCTTAGTTATGGGTGTATTAATAATATTTCTGTTTTACCTCACAGGTTTGGAAATACTAATAAGAAATTAGTACATACGATGCTGGAAACTTGTAGAGGTGAACTACCCATGACTAAAAGGCCCGAGGACAATGTACCTTTCCAGTTCTTATCAGGAAAATGACTGTTAAGACAATGATGGGTCGGGAGGACCGGTGGGAAACCCCCTAGGAGAGCGCCATAGAAGATGTACACTTCAGAAGAGAGCTGTAATCGGAGAACTCAAACAAGGAAACCAGATCATGTGTGCCCTCACAAGGGGAGAAAGATTGTTATTCATTTGCATAAGTTTACTCAAATAGATGGTCAGATATGCCAGTGCCTTGAATGTGAGCAAAGCTTCTGTGAAAACTTAGCTCTTATGTGTGAGAGAACCCGTACTGGGGAGAAACCGTATCGATGTGATATGTGTGAGAAAACCTTCATCCAAAACTCGGAACTTATTTCACATCAGAGGATCCACACGTATGAGAAACCTTATAAATGTAGCAAATGTGAGAAGAGCTTTTGGCATCACTTAGCCCTTTCCGGACACCAGCGAACCCATGCAGGTAAAAAGTTCTATACATGTGACATTTGCGACAAGAACTTTGGTCAGAGCTCAGACCTGCTTGTTCACCAGCGAAGCCACACAGGCGAGAAACCTTATCTGTGCAGTGAGTGTGATAAGTGCTTCAGTCGAAGTACAAACCTCATAAGGCACCGAAGGACCCACACAGGTGAGAAACCGTTCAAGTGTCTGGAGTGTGAAAAAGCTTTTAGTGGGAAATCAGACCTTATTAGCCACCAGAGAACTCATACTGGGGAGCGCCCCTACAAGTGTAGTAAGTGTGAGAAGAGTTACCGACACCGTTCAGCCTTCATTGTGCATAAAAGAGTTCACACTGGGGAGAAGCCCTATAAGTGCGGGGCCTGTGAGAAGTGCTTTGgccagaaatcagaccttattgtGCACCAGAGGGTCCATACAGGTGAGAAGCCGTATAAATGCTTGGAATGTATGAGAAGCTTTACTCGGAGTGCCAACTTAATCCGACACCAGGCAACGCACACTCACACTTTTAAATGCCTCGATTATGAGAAAACGTTTGACTGTAGCTCCGACCTTATTGTACATCagagaatccacatggaagagAAACCGCATCAGTGGTCAACCTGTGAAGGTGGCTTCATTCTGGGCATGGACTTTGTTGCCCAACAGAAAGTGAGGACTCAGACAGAGgagctccattatcaatacagTGTATGTGATAAAAGCTTCCACCAGAATTCGGCACTTCTTCAACACCAGACAATCCACATTGGTGAGAAACCCTATCTCCGTAATGTGAGTGAGAAACGTGTTGAGCTCAGCCCTCCCCGTGCTTCAGAAGCCTCACAAATGTCTTGACAAGACACAAAGTTAAAATACCTTACAAAGAAAGCATTTACATGTCAGAACGCACTAAGATAAAAAGCCTTAGGCCTATTTCAGTGGTGAAACAGACTTTTCTCAGAGCTCAGACTTCGGTGAGGAACAGAGACCCAGCAATTGTAGGCAGTGTGCGAAATGTTTTGCCCAAAGAGCTGCTGTAACAGAACACTTTTTTCATTCTCCAGTAAGAAACCTACAAATACTCTGAGTTTGGGAAAACCTTTAGTCCAAACTCAAGTACATTCAGCTACAGTGGGTTTCCCATGAGTGGGAAACCTGCCCTGCAGTGAATACGAGCCTTATATCACAGCCCTTGGTTCGAGGGAATTCACACGGGAGAACACCTTGTCAAGGCCCTCATTGTCCGCCGTGCTTCAGACACTGTGCATATCTCATAAGACATATGCTGTGGAGAAGTCCCAACAAGTGGGAGAAACGCTTCTAGTACAAGTCGTGACTTTCTTACCCGTCAGAATGTATACtgtcaaaaaaaacaaacagagtcTGTATTTGTCTTGGGTGTGGCAGAAGCATTGGTTGGAGAGCCTAGttgtatttgaatttttaaaaaacatacttttttttgttggtttgaggGAAAACCTGAAAAGCCTGAATGAGAAAAGCTGTTGTGTTAGTAGTAGACAGCTCTTATGGAACACCAGGGAACTCACATcagtttaaaaaccaaacaaacagcctTTTAAAGACCTTGAGCctgaaaaaaaccaacaacaactttGCTAGAAGCCCTTATTGGGACCCCAAAGAACCCACTGCAGAGAATTTTTCTCCAGTGAGAAATCTAATTTTGGGTGAGAGAGTGTAACATATAATACATATGAAAAGAACTTTCCTCATTAACACAGTAGAGGCGACGACATGGAATCAGTATGGAAacctttgtttgtctttttaaagtAGAAGCTTCTCTGAGGAGCTAGGGCAGGTCAGCATAGGCCTGAAAGGTAACTCAGGTAAACATGCTTTTTTGTTATCTGAACCAATTAATGATTGCTTTGCTTTCACTATTGTTTTTTCATTAATTCAAAAACCCAGTAAAGGCAAGGTCTAACCGTGTGCTAGAAGGTGTGCCGTGTTACTGATAGGGAAAAGGACTAGGTTGACTTTGCCTGTGTTCTTTTCCCTTTACTGGGATGGGGACTAGTGTGTGTGATAGTAGCATGGGGACTCTTTGCAGTGAGAAGCAGTAAGACTAGAGCGTAGTTATCCTGGAAAAATCTCTCCTAATAGTTTCCCCTTTGCAGGGTCAACCTCATAAACAGTTTTTACTTAGCGTGAGTTGAGACGTAACCATAAAAAATTTCCTTTTCTCTGAAATATTTCCAGATcttcacccttccagaactcacaAGGGCAAATTCCAGGATAATTGTTTGGTTGTTGGTATCTATAGTTTAATAACTTCATGAaccatgtattattatttttaatgatagATACATGTAGCCAGCTGTTGACCTGCTTAGGGgaagatgtgattttttttttttaagtgtaagcCTGATTGGGCACAAAGACCACATGAGGATGCAAATTAATGGAGGGACCAGACTTTCTGAACTTGACTGCCCTGACTCCACAAAGCACCACTCTCCTGCTGCCTACACCAAATCTAGCCCCACAACTCAACACTTGCTCTAGTTCTACCAAAGAAAGAGAATACCTTGTATTCTCAGAGAAAGAGTTGCTGTCATTCACAATATAGGGTATGTAATTGGCAAATATGTTCAGAGGTTTAAGGGTAAGACTTGTTTCCAACTTAACAGAATAATTATGATCATCATTAACATTCTTTAGAAATAGTGTAATTAACCCAGGAGTCTAAATGCACACCTCGGGATTTTTATCCTCTCAGATTAAAAGACTTAATACAAATGTTTCAGGTTCCTGCAGAATGTGGGGTGAATAGAATGTGCTAGTGTTGAGTTTTCAGATgtggtttgttggtttttttcattCTGGTTTTTAGCAGAGTCCAGTGAAAGGCCCTTGTCATTTGAATTCCTGGAAAGTGCTACTTTGCATCTGGCCCTAAGCGTTGGTCCTAATGACTGGTTCTTAATCCCTTACTACTGTTGACCCACGATGATCATCATCATTTTAGCGCCAGTGGATTTAGTTCACAACAGTAATCAAGAATTTAattctagattttttttcttctattaaaagACAGACTGAAAGTTTATTTGAGAGGCTGTGTTTCAGTGATTTTCATGAACACTTGTACCATAAAAATTGCCCAGTGTGCTCAGACACACAAGATGTATTTATTTCTCTCTGGTGAAAATCATGCCTATCACTAGCATATGTTTGACGATTGTAATACTTAAAATAGGATTGGGGGGTATGGTGTGGTGCTGATGGGAATTAGTCCACATGACCCCTTGTTAGTCATTAGAGCTTGGAAAAGGGGCCAAGGTTGGTATAATTTGCAGAGTCATGACTTGCCCCTTCCAGCTAAACTCACTGATAATTGTATCTTCATAACTTAGGGCTGGACCATCCCTCAAAATTGTGAGGGTATAAAACAGGTCTGaggactttttaaaagaaagtgttGGTGTGATTCATATAGCATAACCTGAGGTTGGAGAGGACCACTTTGGGAGCCTGTAACCACAACTGGAA
Proteins encoded in this window:
- the ZNF322 gene encoding zinc finger protein 322 gives rise to the protein MYTSEESCNRRTQTRKPDHVCPHKGRKIVIHLHKFTQIDGQICQCLECEQSFCENLALMCERTRTGEKPYRCDMCEKTFIQNSELISHQRIHTYEKPYKCSKCEKSFWHHLALSGHQRTHAGKKFYTCDICDKNFGQSSDLLVHQRSHTGEKPYLCSECDKCFSRSTNLIRHRRTHTGEKPFKCLECEKAFSGKSDLISHQRTHTGERPYKCSKCEKSYRHRSAFIVHKRVHTGEKPYKCGACEKCFGQKSDLIVHQRVHTGEKPYKCLECMRSFTRSANLIRHQATHTHTFKCLDYEKTFDCSSDLIVHQRIHMEEKPHQWSTCEGGFILGMDFVAQQKVRTQTEELHYQYSVCDKSFHQNSALLQHQTIHIGEKPYLRNVSEKRVELSPPRASEASQMS